One Pseudoalteromonas sp. UG3-2 DNA window includes the following coding sequences:
- a CDS encoding NAD(P)H-dependent flavin oxidoreductase, whose amino-acid sequence MKTAITELLNIEKPLILPGMSWISTPELVAAVSNAGGLGILATGPLSQAETQAAIAKIRQLTDKPFGVGVTLMMPGAKANAKVALDAQVPVINFSLGKGDWLVQEAKKYGGKVIATVVTQKHALAAQRSGVDALLVTGHEAAAHGGAVTSLCLVPSIADIVDIPIIAAGGFADGRGLAAALTLGADAVAMGSRFATSAESPLHQNVKTTVVAKGVEQTIYSKNFDGLYARVMKTPAAEQATKKPMNFFMAVVKSFKAAKMVDMPLWKLLAGLLSQFDKIRMLSLFGAATEKLEAATIKGDLDNGVQFIGQSQGVINDIESVEIIASRVMTEADTALNKYNRT is encoded by the coding sequence ATGAAAACAGCGATTACCGAATTACTTAACATTGAAAAACCCTTAATTTTGCCCGGAATGAGTTGGATTTCCACGCCTGAGCTGGTCGCCGCAGTCAGTAATGCCGGTGGCTTGGGTATTTTAGCAACGGGGCCATTAAGCCAAGCAGAAACGCAAGCCGCCATTGCGAAAATACGCCAGCTCACCGACAAACCTTTTGGTGTCGGTGTAACCTTGATGATGCCCGGCGCCAAAGCAAATGCCAAGGTGGCCTTAGACGCCCAAGTCCCGGTCATTAACTTCTCTTTAGGTAAGGGTGACTGGCTAGTGCAAGAAGCAAAAAAATACGGCGGTAAGGTGATTGCCACTGTGGTCACGCAAAAGCACGCTTTGGCAGCCCAGCGCTCAGGCGTTGATGCCTTATTAGTGACTGGCCATGAGGCAGCGGCACACGGCGGTGCAGTCACCTCTTTGTGCTTAGTCCCCAGTATCGCCGATATTGTCGATATTCCCATTATTGCAGCTGGAGGCTTTGCAGATGGTCGCGGTTTAGCAGCGGCACTGACATTAGGGGCTGATGCGGTTGCCATGGGCTCGCGCTTTGCCACCTCGGCGGAAAGCCCGCTACACCAAAATGTCAAAACCACGGTGGTAGCAAAAGGCGTTGAACAAACCATCTACTCCAAAAACTTTGATGGCTTGTATGCCCGAGTAATGAAAACCCCAGCAGCAGAGCAAGCAACCAAGAAGCCAATGAACTTCTTTATGGCGGTGGTAAAGTCCTTTAAAGCCGCGAAAATGGTTGATATGCCGCTGTGGAAATTACTCGCTGGACTGCTGTCGCAATTCGATAAGATCCGCATGCTGTCTTTGTTTGGCGCCGCCACCGAAAAACTCGAAGCCGCCACCATCAAAGGCGATCTTGACAATGGCGTGCAGTTTATTGGCCAATCACAAGGAGTGATTAACGACATAGAATCGGTGGAAATAATAGCAAGTCGAGTAATGACCGAGGCCGACACAGCGTTAAACAAATATAATCGTACCTAA
- a CDS encoding UDP-N-acetylglucosamine 2-epimerase: protein MQKHYLFYVEQPYSFAILRPLQQAIRDSGDVVKWFLKGDNVSATSLAADEQQLCSVAAVKAFNPRAVFVPGNVVPDFFPGAKVQVFHGLEYKKKGHFGIRGFFDLYCTHGPLTTDPFNRLAKKHGYFYVIETGWPKLDPYFDYHKCNNEKPVLLYAPTFSPNLTSLDALYEPLKALAESGQYKVQLKFHPKTKPHWQSMYAELEAIKDFEIAGSDNLMPLIQQADVVISDTSSAVDESLLLGKPVITFNNQQPQKALLDITDPAQLPTTVAQALNLSTQQAQEIEHYIEQVHPYRDGKSAQRVLAATETVIAAGLKRKPLNLLRRYKIRKALNYMKLK, encoded by the coding sequence ATGCAGAAACACTATCTTTTTTACGTTGAACAACCCTATAGCTTTGCCATATTACGACCATTACAACAGGCCATAAGAGACAGTGGCGATGTTGTTAAATGGTTTCTTAAGGGTGATAATGTTTCTGCCACAAGCCTTGCAGCGGATGAGCAACAGCTTTGCAGCGTGGCAGCCGTCAAAGCCTTTAACCCCAGAGCCGTGTTCGTCCCGGGCAACGTGGTTCCAGACTTTTTCCCTGGCGCAAAAGTACAAGTGTTTCACGGTTTAGAATATAAAAAGAAAGGCCACTTTGGGATCCGAGGCTTTTTTGATTTATATTGTACCCATGGCCCCCTCACCACCGACCCTTTTAATCGCTTGGCTAAAAAGCATGGCTACTTTTATGTTATCGAAACCGGATGGCCCAAGTTAGACCCTTATTTTGACTACCATAAGTGCAACAACGAAAAACCCGTGTTGCTTTATGCACCGACCTTTTCGCCTAACCTAACTTCGTTAGACGCCCTGTATGAGCCGCTGAAAGCCTTAGCTGAATCCGGCCAGTATAAAGTTCAGCTCAAGTTTCACCCAAAAACCAAGCCCCATTGGCAGAGCATGTATGCTGAATTGGAAGCCATTAAAGATTTTGAAATTGCCGGCTCCGATAATCTAATGCCGCTGATCCAACAAGCCGATGTTGTCATATCAGACACATCAAGCGCCGTCGATGAGTCGCTACTGCTTGGCAAGCCAGTGATCACCTTCAACAACCAGCAACCACAAAAGGCCCTGCTAGACATTACCGATCCCGCGCAACTACCCACGACGGTAGCCCAGGCATTAAACCTTTCCACGCAGCAAGCACAAGAAATAGAACACTATATTGAACAAGTGCACCCCTATCGAGACGGCAAGAGTGCACAAAGGGTATTAGCGGCCACGGAAACGGTGATTGCAGCGGGCTTAAAGCGCAAACCTCTTAACCTATTGCGCCGCTACAAGATCCGAAAAGCACTGAACTATATGAAATTGAAGTAG
- a CDS encoding VOC family protein: MATAAHPKGYHAITPYLTVKGAAKAIEFYRQAFAAELKRQLPMPDGGIVHAEIKVGDSHFMLCDGCQALPQQAPAILGGTSVSLLLYVDDVDSTFQCALAAGATEVSAVCEQFYGDRAGTLQDPFGHIWTIATHQHDYTEAELIARMADLMDRDQDA; encoded by the coding sequence ATGGCCACAGCCGCTCATCCTAAAGGGTATCATGCCATTACCCCATACTTAACCGTAAAAGGCGCTGCAAAAGCCATCGAGTTTTATCGCCAAGCATTTGCAGCCGAGCTTAAGCGACAACTGCCCATGCCCGATGGCGGTATTGTTCATGCTGAGATCAAGGTGGGGGACTCCCACTTTATGCTTTGTGATGGTTGCCAAGCACTGCCACAACAAGCTCCGGCAATACTGGGCGGCACCAGTGTATCTTTGCTGCTTTACGTTGATGATGTTGATAGCACTTTTCAGTGTGCCCTTGCCGCTGGTGCAACTGAGGTGTCTGCGGTATGCGAGCAGTTTTATGGTGACAGAGCGGGGACGCTGCAAGACCCATTCGGCCATATTTGGACCATAGCTACCCATCAGCATGACTACACTGAAGCGGAGCTAATCGCGCGGATGGCCGACCTGATGGATCGTGATCAAGACGCTTGA